A window of the Diorhabda carinulata isolate Delta chromosome 1, icDioCari1.1, whole genome shotgun sequence genome harbors these coding sequences:
- the LOC130894889 gene encoding uncharacterized protein LOC130894889 has translation MQSAGKSTREKQRETSYLKYSEEIMCWRKSYLWTIKKLQEEGKSIFYLDETWVNEGHTGLRAPSGKGRRLIVTHIGSDRGFVMVAYCYLNEKSGDYHEDMNADVFEEHIIQLLDLIPAGSVIVLDNASYHSRQVENLSTTSWRKQDIINWLIQKNITFNNVEKRTVVNCQSKLKFPEEI, from the coding sequence ATGCAATCCGCAGGAAAGTCCACTCGGGAAAAACAACGTGaaacttcatatttaaaatattccgAAGAAATCATGTGTTGGAGAAAGTCTTATTTATGGACGATTAAGAAACTCCAGGAGGaaggaaaatctattttttatttggacgaGACTTGGGTTAATGAGGGGCACACAGGATTGAGAGCTCCATCAGGGAAAGGCAGACGATTAATAGTAACACATATTGGCAGTGACAGAGGTTTTGTGATGGTGGCCTACtgttatttgaatgaaaaaagcGGTGACTATCACGAGGATATGAATGCAGATGTGTTCGAGGAACACATTATACAATTGCTAGATCTTATTCCAGCCGGATCTGTAATTGTTCTTGACAACGCCAGTTACCACTCGAGACAAGTTGAAAATCTATCTACGACGTCATGGAGAAAACAAGACATTATTAACtggttaatacaaaaaaatattacattcaacAATGTTGAAAAACGAACTGTTGTCAATTGTCAAAGTAAATTAAAATTCCcagaagaaatataa